The Archangium primigenium genomic interval AGGACGGCGCACGACACGGTGTTCTTCATGGACCCCTCCGAGGTGGCGAGAACGACGGGGCCACCCTAGCCGTTCTTCCGAGCGAACTCCTCCATGAAGGACACGAGCGCGCGCACGTCGTCTGGGGACACCGCGTTATAGAGCGACGCGCGGATGCCGCCCGCGCTGCGGTGCCCCTTGAGCCCCACCATGCCGGAGCGCGTCGTGGCCGCCACGAAGGCGTCGTCCAGCTCGGGCGTGGGCAGGTGGAAGACCACGTTCATGTAGGAACGGGACGCGCGTTCCACGGGAGCCCGGTAGAAGCCGGACATCCGGTCCAGCGCGCCGTAGAGCAGCTCGCCCTTCTCCCGGTTGCGCCGCTCCAGCGCGGGCAGGCCGCCCAGCTCCTCGGCCCACGCGAGCACGTTGCGGCACAGGTAGATGGCGAGCGTGGGGGGCGTGTTGTAGAGCGAATTGTTCTCCGCGTGCAGGCTGTAGCGGAAGATCTTCGAGATGTCCTGGCGGCCGCGGGCGATGAAGTCCTTGCGCACCACGGCGATGAGCACGCCCGAGGGGCCCAGGTTCTTCTGGGCGCCCGCGTAGATGAAGGCGAAGCGGCTCACGTCCAGGGGCTTCCACAGGAAGTCCGAGCTCATGTCCGCCACGAGCGGCACGTCGCCCACGTCGGGCCAGGCGTGCCACTGGGTGCCGTAGATGGTGTTGTTGCTCGTGATGTGGACGTAGGCGGCGCACGGGTCGAGCTGGAGCTCGTCCTGGCGGGGCACGCGCGTGTACTTCTTGTCCGGCTGCACCGTGGTGGCGGCGATGCGCGCCTGGCCCAGGAGCTTCGCCTCGTCGAGCGCCTTCTCGCTCCACACGCCCGTCATGAGGTAGTCCGCGCTCTCGCCGGGGCGCAGGAAGTTCAGGGGCACCTGGGCGAATTGTTGCGAGGCGCCACCGGTGAGGAAGAGCACCTGGTGGGTGTCGGGGATGCCCAGCAGCCGGGTGAGCAGCGCGATCGTCTCCTCGTGGACCGCGTCGTACTGCTTGCCCCGGTGGCTGTGCTCCATGATGGACATGCCGGAGCCCTGGAAATCGAGCAGCTCGTCGCGGGCCCGCTCGAGCGCGGGCAGGGGCAATCCCGCGGGACCCGCGTTGAAGTTGATGACGCGCATGGGGACGTCTCCTCTGGAAGAACGGACGGGCCGGAGATTGCGCCGAACGTGTGCGCGGGGGAAGCACGAAGCGTGTGGGAGCCTGCGGCCCACCCGGCCCCTGGGCGTCCGTCCCGGGGCCAATCCGGGAAAATCCTCGCGCCCCAACGAAGGGCATTGAACGGAGCCCTCCGACCCCCGGGCCATGGACACTGAATGGCGCTACGCTGCGCGCCATGAGGACGAAGACCTGGTTATTTGGATTCCTGTTGGCCGTGGCCACGCTGTCGGGCTGTACCTGCGGCGGTGAGACCCCGACCCCGGGACAGATCGACAGCGGCACGGGCGGCAACGCGGGCAACGACGCGGGCACGGGCGGCGACGGCGGCGGCTCCAATGGCGGTGGCGGCTCCGATGGCGGCGCCGACGCGGGCGTGGCGCTCAAATCGCTCACCCTCTCCCCGCCCAGCCCGATCCTCACCATCTCGGGCAGCACGGCGGCCGTGCAGAAGTTCTCCGTGGTCGGCCTCTACACCGACGGGCACACCGAGGACCTGACGTCCCAGGCCTTCTTCCGGGTCGAGGACCCCCGGCTGGGCACCTTCTCCGGCGCCACCTTCACCTCCAGCACCACCGTGGGCGGCACGAGCAACGTGCACGCCCGGGTGGACACCGCGTCCGTGTCCACCGACGTGCGCGTGCAGCTCAACCAGAAGGCCACGGACTCCAACCCGGGCTCCGCGAGCGTGCCCGTCAACCCGGACACGCGCTTTGGCGGCACGGTGGATGCCGCGCGCAAGCCCGCGATCGTCTACCCGAGCGACAAGGTCATGGTGCCGCCGAACCTCGGGCAGCTGGAGGTCCACTTCACCCCCGGCCCCACCACCAACACCCTGTTCGAGCTGCGCTTCATCAACGACATCACCGACGTGCGCGTGTACCTGCGCTGCTACCTGCCCTCGGGTGTCACGCTGCCCGCCGGCATCAGCCGGGGCTGCATCTACACGCCGGACGCCACGGTGTGGAAGTTCCTCGCGGAGAGCAACCGCGGCGGCCAGCTGGTGACGCTCGCGCTGCGCGCCACGGATGACGCGGGCACGTCGGTGGGCGTGGCGGATCCCATCTCGCTGCAGTTCGCCCGGGCGGAGATCAAGGGCGCGCTCTACTACTGGACCACCCGGCCGGACCAGGTGGGCGTGATGCGCTACGACTTCGCGGGCACCGGGCCTCAGAGCGCCACGTCCATGCTCACCAAGAACAACATCAACTCGAGCGGCGTGGGCTGCGTGGGCTGCCACTCGCTGAGCCGCAACGGCAAGAAGATGGTGGCCGCCGTGGAGCAGGGCAACCTGGAGGATGGCTACAACGAGGGCCAGGTGGCGCTCATCAAGGACCTGGCCAGCTACGCGCCCGACGCGGGCACGGGCAGCGCGGCGGGCATCGCCCTGTCCTCGAAGTACCAGAGCGCCTTCGAGTCGTGGAACCCGGACGGCA includes:
- the serC gene encoding 3-phosphoserine/phosphohydroxythreonine transaminase, whose product is MRVINFNAGPAGLPLPALERARDELLDFQGSGMSIMEHSHRGKQYDAVHEETIALLTRLLGIPDTHQVLFLTGGASQQFAQVPLNFLRPGESADYLMTGVWSEKALDEAKLLGQARIAATTVQPDKKYTRVPRQDELQLDPCAAYVHITSNNTIYGTQWHAWPDVGDVPLVADMSSDFLWKPLDVSRFAFIYAGAQKNLGPSGVLIAVVRKDFIARGRQDISKIFRYSLHAENNSLYNTPPTLAIYLCRNVLAWAEELGGLPALERRNREKGELLYGALDRMSGFYRAPVERASRSYMNVVFHLPTPELDDAFVAATTRSGMVGLKGHRSAGGIRASLYNAVSPDDVRALVSFMEEFARKNG